The Sagittula sp. P11 genome window below encodes:
- the def gene encoding peptide deformylase: protein MKRSILIHPDPRLKKVCDPVPDLSDDLRVLADDMLETMYDAPGIGLAAPQIGVLSRLIVLDCSKSDNGEDARPLVMFNPRVIASSEEQNVYEEGCLSIPEQYAEVERPKVVDVEWLDRDGVLRTETFDGLWATCVQHEIDHLDGKLFIDYLKPLRRQMITRKMVKLKKERAREKA, encoded by the coding sequence ATGAAGCGCTCCATCCTCATCCATCCCGACCCGCGCCTGAAAAAGGTCTGCGATCCCGTGCCCGACCTGTCGGACGATCTGCGCGTGCTGGCCGACGACATGCTGGAAACCATGTACGACGCGCCGGGCATCGGGCTGGCCGCGCCGCAGATCGGCGTGCTGTCGCGGCTGATCGTGCTCGACTGCTCCAAGTCCGACAACGGGGAGGACGCCCGCCCGCTGGTGATGTTCAACCCGCGCGTCATCGCCTCGTCGGAGGAGCAGAACGTCTACGAGGAAGGCTGCCTGTCCATTCCCGAGCAATACGCCGAGGTGGAGCGCCCCAAGGTCGTGGACGTGGAATGGCTTGACCGCGACGGCGTGCTTCGGACCGAAACCTTCGACGGCCTCTGGGCGACCTGTGTCCAGCACGAGATCGACCACCTCGACGGCAAGCTCTTCATCGACTACCTCAAGCCGCTCCGGCGTCAGATGATCACCCGCAAGATGGTCAAGCTGAAGAAGGAACGCGCGCGGGAGAAGGCGTGA
- the def gene encoding peptide deformylase has translation MSLLPILTWPDTGLRAASMLVRAPSAVARLAGDMFETMYAAPGRGLAAPQVGVRSRLFVMDATWKDGEKTPMVCINPVVEPLDGPEEAGEEACLSMPGVSVMVTRPTRIRLRYTDLDDKTHEVVLTGAAARIAQHETDHLDGVMHFQHLPLAERGALLSEYEALR, from the coding sequence GTGAGCCTGCTGCCGATCCTCACCTGGCCGGACACCGGGCTGCGCGCGGCGTCGATGCTGGTGCGCGCGCCCTCTGCCGTGGCGCGGCTGGCGGGCGACATGTTCGAGACGATGTACGCCGCCCCGGGCCGCGGCCTCGCCGCGCCGCAGGTGGGCGTGCGGTCGCGGCTGTTCGTGATGGACGCGACCTGGAAGGACGGGGAGAAGACGCCGATGGTCTGCATCAACCCGGTGGTGGAGCCGCTGGACGGCCCCGAAGAGGCCGGCGAGGAAGCCTGCCTGTCGATGCCCGGCGTGTCGGTCATGGTTACCCGACCAACGCGGATCAGGCTGCGCTACACCGACCTCGACGACAAGACGCATGAGGTCGTGCTGACCGGCGCCGCCGCCCGCATCGCCCAGCACGAAACCGATCACCTCGACGGGGTGATGCACTTTCAGCACCTGCCGCTGGCGGAACGCGGCGCGCTGCTTTCCGAATACGAGGCCCTGCGATGA
- the def gene encoding peptide deformylase — translation MTVRPFVPWPDKRLRTVAAPVEAVTDEIRAIWTDMIDTMEAMPGVGLAAPQIGVMLRLAVVDASDTRGEAVRMANPEILHASVQLRDHEEGSPNLPGVWAKVSRPRAVTVAYLDEMGTRVERDFVGLWATSVQHQIDHLNGRMYFDRLSKVKRDMLIRKARKT, via the coding sequence ATGACCGTCCGCCCCTTCGTGCCCTGGCCCGACAAGCGCCTCAGGACGGTCGCCGCGCCGGTGGAGGCCGTCACCGACGAGATCCGCGCCATCTGGACCGACATGATCGACACGATGGAGGCGATGCCGGGCGTGGGCCTTGCCGCGCCGCAGATCGGCGTGATGCTGCGGCTGGCGGTGGTCGACGCCTCCGACACCCGCGGCGAGGCGGTGCGCATGGCCAACCCGGAAATCCTGCACGCCTCGGTGCAACTGCGCGACCACGAGGAAGGCAGCCCCAACCTGCCGGGCGTCTGGGCCAAAGTATCCCGTCCCCGCGCCGTGACGGTCGCCTACCTGGACGAGATGGGCACGCGGGTAGAACGGGATTTCGTCGGCCTCTGGGCCACCTCGGTGCAACACCAGATCGATCACCTGAACGGGCGGATGTACTTCGACCGGCTGTCCAAGGTGAAACGCGACATGCTGATCCGCAAGGCGCGCAAAACGTAG
- a CDS encoding GlsB/YeaQ/YmgE family stress response membrane protein — MSLVFLVIIGAAAGFIATRILGMETSIVTTISIGILGALLGGLVLRFLLVLTGMAAGLVGATLGALLLIGLWHWISRR; from the coding sequence GTGTCGCTTGTCTTCCTCGTCATCATCGGTGCCGCAGCCGGGTTCATCGCGACCCGCATCCTCGGGATGGAGACGAGCATCGTCACCACCATCAGCATCGGCATCCTCGGCGCGCTCTTGGGCGGGCTGGTGCTGCGGTTCCTTTTGGTGCTGACCGGCATGGCCGCGGGGCTGGTGGGCGCGACGCTTGGCGCGCTCCTGCTGATCGGCCTCTGGCACTGGATCAGCCGGCGCTGA
- the fmt gene encoding methionyl-tRNA formyltransferase: protein MRLVFMGTPEFSVPVLDALVEAGHEVVCVYCQPPRPAGRGKKDRPTPVHARAAELGLPVRHPVSLKSAEAQEAFAGLRAEVAVVVAYGLILPQAVLDAPEHGCLNIHASLLPRWRGAAPIHRAIMAGDAETGVCIMQMEAGLDTGPVLLRKATPIASGETTGQLHDRLSLIGSALIVEALERLPDLVPVPQPEEGVTYASKIDKAEAAIDWSGDAATIVRQINGLSPFPGAWTTLNGDRVKLLAAVPAAGEGAAGTTLDDRFTVACGTGALRVTEAQRAGRSAQDAETFLNGLPLPKGTAFGT from the coding sequence ATGCGGCTGGTCTTCATGGGAACCCCGGAGTTTTCGGTGCCGGTGCTCGATGCGCTGGTCGAGGCCGGGCACGAGGTCGTCTGTGTCTATTGCCAGCCGCCGCGCCCGGCGGGGCGGGGGAAGAAGGACCGGCCCACGCCCGTGCATGCGCGCGCGGCGGAGCTGGGGCTGCCTGTCCGGCATCCGGTTTCGCTGAAATCCGCCGAGGCGCAGGAGGCGTTTGCGGGGCTTCGGGCCGAGGTTGCGGTGGTCGTGGCCTACGGGCTGATCCTGCCGCAGGCGGTGCTCGACGCGCCGGAGCACGGGTGTCTCAACATCCATGCTTCGCTTCTGCCGCGCTGGCGGGGGGCGGCGCCGATCCATCGGGCGATCATGGCGGGCGATGCGGAGACCGGCGTCTGCATCATGCAGATGGAGGCGGGGCTGGACACTGGCCCGGTGCTGCTGCGCAAGGCCACGCCCATCGCGTCAGGGGAGACCACGGGCCAGTTGCACGACCGGCTGTCGCTGATCGGCTCGGCGCTGATCGTCGAGGCGCTGGAGCGGTTGCCCGACCTCGTACCCGTTCCGCAGCCCGAGGAGGGCGTGACCTATGCCAGCAAGATCGACAAGGCGGAGGCGGCGATCGACTGGTCCGGCGATGCCGCCACGATCGTCCGGCAGATCAACGGCTTGTCGCCCTTTCCCGGCGCATGGACGACGCTGAACGGCGACCGGGTCAAGCTGTTGGCCGCGGTCCCTGCCGCGGGCGAGGGGGCGGCGGGCACCACGCTCGACGACCGGTTCACCGTCGCCTGCGGCACCGGCGCCCTTCGCGTCACCGAGGCGCAGAGGGCGGGAAGGTCGGCGCAGGACGCGGAGACCTTCCTGAACGGCCTGCCGCTGCCGAAGGGCACCGCGTTCGGCACCTGA